CCGCCGCCGACAACGATAATTTTTTTACCCCTAAAGAAAAATCCATCACACGTTGCGCAGGTGCTTACTCCCCGCCCAATATTTTCCTTCTCCCCCGGAATATTTAATAATTTTACAGAAGCCCCCGTCGAAATGATTAAAGATTGCGTTTTCATTTCTTCTAAGCCTTCAACCGTTACGATAAAAGGAGAATTTGAAAGATCGACTTTCTTAACCCATCCTCTTATAAACTTTGCTCCAAAATGCTCTGCTTGCTCACGCATGTTCTGCATCAGCTCTCGTCCCATAATCCCATCAGGGAAACCAGGGAAATTCTCAACATCTGTAGTCAATGTCAATTGTCCCCCCGGTTCAGGGCCTTCAATGACTAAAGGACTCATGTTAGCGCGGGCCAGATAGATGGCTGCGGTTAACCCGGCAGGACCGGTCCCTAGAATGACGGTTTTATACATCATTTTCCTCCTCGTTTATCGTTACATCATTCTACGAACATAGTTTGTTTAAAAATTGCAAGGTGCGTTCATGCTGTGTATGCTCAAAAATTTGTTCTGGTGTTCCTTCTTCGACAATGACACCTTTATCAATGAATACAACCTTATCCGCTGCCTCACGGGCAAAGTTCATTTCATGCGTGACAACAACCATTGTCATTCCTTCTTTAGCAAGTTCTTTCATAACCTTCAGAACTTCACCTACTAACTCAGGATCTAACGCGGAAGTGGGTTCATCAAAAAGCAGGACTTCAGGTCCCATCGCCATCGCTCTGGCGATTCCTACGCGTTGTTGTTGTCCACCTGATAGCTGAGATGGGTAGTGGTTTGCCCGTTCTTTTAAACCTACCTTTTCTAGCAAGTGAAGAGCTTTTACACGTGAAGACACCTTGTCTTGCTTTCGAACGATGACCAAACCTTCCATTACATTTTCAAGTGCCGTCATATGAGGGAACAAATTATAACTCTGGAACACCATACCTGTTTGCTGACGGAACTTAATAACCGTATCTTTAGAAACTTGTTTTTTATCCCCAAAATCCAAAGTGAATTTCCCCAGGTTCATGGTTCCTTTTGTAGGTGCTTCCAGCAAATTTAAACAACGAAGCAACGTTGTCTTACCTGACCCCGAAGGCCCAATGATACAAACCGTTTGACCTTCCTCTATTTTTAGATCGATTCCTTTCAAAATCTCGGTTTGTCCAAACTGCTTATGCAGGTTTTTTATCTCAATCACGAGCATTCCTCCTATAAAATTAACTCGTCACATAACGATCGAGTCGTTTTTCCATACGTCCTTGAGCATTAGAAAGAACGGTACTGAACATCAAATAAATAATGGCTGCTACACAATACAATACTAATGGCTCATAGGTTGTTGCTGTAATTTGCTGCGCTACTCGAAACATTTCGGTAACCGTAATGGTAGCAGCCAAGGATGTATCTTTTACTAAGCTGATAAAACTGTTTGACAAGGGTGGGACAGAGACCCGTGTTGCTTGAGGAAGAATAATCCTTTTTAATGCTTGACGATAGCTCATGCCGATTGAGTAGCCTGCCTCCCATTGCCCTTTAGGAATGGAAAGGATCGCTGCCCGAATGATCTCTGAGTTATAGGCACCAACACTAATCGTAAAACCGATAATGGCCGATGTAAGTGGGCCAATCGTTACTCCAACACTGGGAAGACCGTAAAAGATAATAAACAATTGAACGAGCAAAGGTGTTCCCCGAATCACCCATACATAAAATCTTGCAACAGCGTCAAGTGGTTTAATTCCTGAGATCCGAGCCAGTGCCGTAAGCAAAGCAAGAATGAGCCCCAGAAAAAAAGAGATAAGTGTCAATGGTACAGTAAAAACAATCCCTGCTTTTACCATAGGAAGAAAAGAATTTACGACGATGTCAATGATTCGTTGGAATCTTTCATCAGGAAACATGAGCACACTCCCTTATTTGGATACGTCAGTTCCAAAGTATTTTTGTGAGATGCTTACATATTTACCATCTTTCTTCATGTCGGAGAGTGCATTATTTACGGCATCTACCAATTCCTTATTGTCTTTTCTGAACATAACTCCCGATTTTGCAGGCTCATCTAGCTCTGCCACAACTTTAATAGGTGAATCAGGCTGTTGCTTTTTGAAATCGAGAAAAGACAATCCATCATTAACAACCGCATCAGCACGTTTTGAAGCCAATAGATCAATGGATTGATTAAATCCTTCGACTCCGACGATTTCAGCACCGTTGGATGCGGCTATATCCTTAAAGTTACTGGTAAGTGTCTGAGCTGCTTTTTTTCCTTTCAAATCTGCAAATGTTTTAATCGTTTCATTGTCTTTATAAACAATCAAAACGGGTTTTGACAGGATATAAGGATCTGAAAAATCGTATTTTTCCTGACGGTCAGGACGAATTCCTACCTGATTTACAATCATATCGAATCGCTTCGAATCAAGTCCGGCAAACATGCCGTCCCATTGGGTTTCGATAAATTCGGGCTTAACACCCAGTCTGTTCGCTATTTCCTCTCCGATCTCAACATCAAAACCAGTCAACTTTCCTGAATCATCATGGAAGGTAAACGGTGGATAGGTTCCTTCTGTACCAATTCTAATTTTTCCATCTGCTTTGATTTGCTCAAGCAGATTCTTGCTCTGTGCTGCCTGATTTTGTGTTGTGCCACACGCAGTTAAAGCAAGTGAAACCAGTAAGGAGAAAGCTACGAAAATGGATATCTTTTTCACTAAAAATGCACCTCTTTCTTCGGAATTATATTTTTATTAATATAAAATTTCTGATAATTAAGGCCGGTTTTACAAGTTCGTTATTCCAACTGGTATTTGTCCAGCTTTCGATATAACGTAGAGAGACTAATCTGTAATGTTTGAGAAATCTTTTCTTTATCATTTCGATATGGTTCGGCAAAATAGAAGGTTTGTAAAATATTCTTTTCATACTCTGCAATCATTTGCTCTAAACTTAATCCCCTTCTAAAACAATCAAAATTCTCCTGTTTGTTCAGGTAATCTGGTAAATCGTCAAATTCAATCGTATCTGTTTCAGCTATATTGACCATGTATTCTACAGCGTTTTCTAGCTGTCTAATGTTTCCTGGCCAATCATATTGAATCAACCACTGCTCTAATACTGGATCGATACCGAGTTCATTTATTTTCAAAATTCTGCAATGTTTTCTTATAAAATATTTAAGAAATAACACAATGTCATCACGGCGTTCCTTTAGAGGTTTGGTATGCAGCGGTATGACATTGAGACGGTAATACAAATCTTCTCGGAAGGTACCTTTTTCCACCATTTCCTCTAAATTTCTATGTGTAGCTGCGATCACTCTCACATCAATCGGAATGATCTTTTTCCCACCAATACGTTCAATGGATCTCTCCTGTAAAACTCTTAATAATTTCGCTTGTAACGAAATGGGCATATCACCAATTTCATCCAGAAACAATGTCCCTTTGTGGGCATACTCAAATTTACCAATGCTCCCTTCGCGTCTTGATCCTGTGAAAGCACCTCCCTCATAACCAAACAATTCGCTTTCCAAAAGATTTTCAGGAATAGCGGCGCAATTTATTGCAACAAAAGGATGTTTTCTTCGATTACTCTCATAATGAATCGCTTGTGCCAACAGCTCTTTACCCGTTCCACTGTCACCCCTTATAAGAACAGTTGAAGGACTATTGGTAACACGTCTTGCCTTTTTAATTACATCTTGTAGTCCCGAATTATGGCCGACGATGCTATCAAAGGAAACATTTTTTAAGACATCGATATCCTCATACGCTTCGCGTCCTGATTCTTGACTGCAATCTAGCAATAACAGCTTATTTTCTAGCAGAGCACTCACATGATGCAAAAACCTTATCAGCTTCTCAGAGTTCTTGATGATCCTTTCTTTCTGTTCAGGAGAGAAGCCCATGATCCCGATG
This is a stretch of genomic DNA from Brevibacillus choshinensis. It encodes these proteins:
- a CDS encoding amino acid ABC transporter permease — encoded protein: MFPDERFQRIIDIVVNSFLPMVKAGIVFTVPLTLISFFLGLILALLTALARISGIKPLDAVARFYVWVIRGTPLLVQLFIIFYGLPSVGVTIGPLTSAIIGFTISVGAYNSEIIRAAILSIPKGQWEAGYSIGMSYRQALKRIILPQATRVSVPPLSNSFISLVKDTSLAATITVTEMFRVAQQITATTYEPLVLYCVAAIIYLMFSTVLSNAQGRMEKRLDRYVTS
- a CDS encoding amino acid ABC transporter substrate-binding protein; protein product: MKKISIFVAFSLLVSLALTACGTTQNQAAQSKNLLEQIKADGKIRIGTEGTYPPFTFHDDSGKLTGFDVEIGEEIANRLGVKPEFIETQWDGMFAGLDSKRFDMIVNQVGIRPDRQEKYDFSDPYILSKPVLIVYKDNETIKTFADLKGKKAAQTLTSNFKDIAASNGAEIVGVEGFNQSIDLLASKRADAVVNDGLSFLDFKKQQPDSPIKVVAELDEPAKSGVMFRKDNKELVDAVNNALSDMKKDGKYVSISQKYFGTDVSK
- a CDS encoding amino acid ABC transporter ATP-binding protein, which gives rise to MIEIKNLHKQFGQTEILKGIDLKIEEGQTVCIIGPSGSGKTTLLRCLNLLEAPTKGTMNLGKFTLDFGDKKQVSKDTVIKFRQQTGMVFQSYNLFPHMTALENVMEGLVIVRKQDKVSSRVKALHLLEKVGLKERANHYPSQLSGGQQQRVGIARAMAMGPEVLLFDEPTSALDPELVGEVLKVMKELAKEGMTMVVVTHEMNFAREAADKVVFIDKGVIVEEGTPEQIFEHTQHERTLQFLNKLCS
- a CDS encoding sigma-54 interaction domain-containing protein, with product MADFSYIQEFVQTFSENVSEVLGFDITILNENGIRISGTGSYKDSIGEPSPEGSYLRMIMETKKPAMIYDVIKNESQCMSCKFMGQCKVSASIGFPILKRNRSVGVIGIMGFSPEQKERIIKNSEKLIRFLHHVSALLENKLLLLDCSQESGREAYEDIDVLKNVSFDSIVGHNSGLQDVIKKARRVTNSPSTVLIRGDSGTGKELLAQAIHYESNRRKHPFVAINCAAIPENLLESELFGYEGGAFTGSRREGSIGKFEYAHKGTLFLDEIGDMPISLQAKLLRVLQERSIERIGGKKIIPIDVRVIAATHRNLEEMVEKGTFREDLYYRLNVIPLHTKPLKERRDDIVLFLKYFIRKHCRILKINELGIDPVLEQWLIQYDWPGNIRQLENAVEYMVNIAETDTIEFDDLPDYLNKQENFDCFRRGLSLEQMIAEYEKNILQTFYFAEPYRNDKEKISQTLQISLSTLYRKLDKYQLE